The Sphingopyxis fribergensis genome contains a region encoding:
- a CDS encoding NAD(P)H-dependent oxidoreductase: MSKTLILMFHPDPDKSVANAALARAAVEVEDVEVVDMAALFPDRRIDLMTDGAVEAQRLLGADRVVFQFPVQWYSVPSLMKDWIDAVFTRMFYVFAETEGDRLEGTPLMLAATVGNTPENYQPAGKIAISLEDIFTPLRATAIRAGMPWHPPHILYYANALDEAQLAAAGPDYRAALRAFIAATPATGIAAAAA, translated from the coding sequence ATGAGCAAGACCCTGATATTGATGTTCCATCCCGATCCCGACAAATCGGTTGCCAATGCGGCGCTGGCGCGCGCCGCGGTCGAGGTCGAAGACGTCGAGGTCGTCGACATGGCGGCGCTATTTCCCGATCGCCGGATCGACCTGATGACCGACGGCGCGGTCGAAGCGCAGCGGTTGCTGGGCGCCGACCGGGTCGTCTTCCAATTCCCCGTTCAATGGTACTCGGTGCCGTCGCTGATGAAGGACTGGATCGATGCCGTTTTCACGCGGATGTTTTATGTCTTCGCCGAAACCGAAGGTGACCGGCTCGAAGGCACGCCGTTGATGCTGGCCGCGACCGTTGGAAACACCCCCGAGAACTACCAGCCTGCCGGCAAGATCGCGATCTCGCTCGAGGATATTTTTACGCCGCTTCGCGCCACCGCAATCCGCGCGGGCATGCCCTGGCATCCGCCGCACATCCTCTATTATGCCAATGCTCTGGACGAGGCGCAGCTGGCGGCGGCGGGGCCTGACTATCGGGCGGCGCTGCGGGCGTTCATCGCCGCGACTCCGGCAACGGGCATCGCCGCGGCCGCCGCCTAG
- a CDS encoding LysR family transcriptional regulator, with amino-acid sequence MNLRAIDLNLLVILDALLDEAHVSRAAQRLGLTQPAVSAALQRCRALFDDPLLERGRAVMRRTPRGEGLRAPLKTLLGEVEALIDPPEVPLDQIRQSIRIMIADQIAALLLPQLLDRLQATAPGIDLVVRSWRGAEQAYTDLLSGDIHLAMSLFDRDAEGLDRQHILDEHYVVVMRRGHPAAAAFDLDAWLAFPHVVVSGSGATRTPLDARLGALGYRRRVGIVVPSFMMVPDILLATDFIAMMPAHAILEGLHDRIVVHAPPLPVDGFPLHLAWASRSRGDRGLMHVTDELADLVAARIAPRPTTAR; translated from the coding sequence ATGAATTTAAGGGCGATCGACCTCAACTTGCTGGTGATCCTCGACGCGCTGCTCGACGAGGCGCATGTCAGCCGCGCCGCGCAGCGCCTCGGGCTGACCCAGCCAGCGGTCTCGGCGGCGCTACAACGGTGCCGCGCATTGTTCGACGACCCGCTGCTCGAACGGGGTCGTGCGGTCATGCGCCGCACGCCGCGCGGCGAAGGGCTTCGTGCGCCGCTGAAAACGCTGCTGGGCGAGGTCGAAGCGCTGATCGATCCGCCCGAAGTGCCGCTGGATCAGATCCGGCAATCGATCCGTATAATGATCGCCGACCAGATCGCGGCGCTGCTCCTCCCCCAATTGCTCGACCGCCTTCAGGCGACCGCACCGGGAATCGATCTCGTCGTCCGCTCATGGCGCGGCGCCGAACAGGCCTATACCGACTTGCTCAGCGGCGACATCCATCTGGCGATGTCGCTTTTCGACCGCGACGCCGAGGGGCTCGATCGCCAGCATATCCTCGACGAACATTATGTCGTCGTGATGCGTCGCGGCCATCCCGCCGCGGCGGCGTTCGACCTCGATGCCTGGCTCGCCTTTCCGCATGTCGTGGTGTCGGGATCGGGCGCAACGCGGACGCCGCTCGACGCGCGGCTCGGCGCACTCGGCTACCGGCGGCGTGTCGGGATCGTCGTCCCCAGCTTCATGATGGTGCCCGACATCCTGCTCGCCACCGATTTCATCGCGATGATGCCCGCACACGCGATCCTCGAAGGATTGCACGACCGGATCGTCGTCCATGCGCCGCCGCTGCCCGTCGACGGCTTTCCGCTCCACCTCGCTTGGGCCAGCCGGTCGCGGGGCGACCGGGGGTTGATGCATGTGACGGACGAGTTGGCCGACCTGGTCGCTGCGCGCATCGCGCCCAGACCGACAACGGCCCGGTGA
- a CDS encoding prolyl-tRNA synthetase associated domain-containing protein, producing the protein MMRGEAGLLADLGALAIPFAAHEHEAVFTVAESDGVNAAIPGAHTKNLFLKDAGGAFWLVTVPSEARVDLKALPAAIGCKRVSFAKADDMRRLLGIAPGSVTPLAAVNAPPGSVTVVLDAVLAAADPVNVHPLRNTATLGLSGAAILDLLRHWGHAPRVAAIPVVAA; encoded by the coding sequence ATGATGCGCGGCGAAGCGGGATTGCTGGCGGACCTTGGTGCACTCGCCATCCCCTTCGCCGCGCACGAGCATGAAGCGGTGTTCACCGTTGCCGAAAGCGACGGAGTGAATGCCGCCATCCCCGGCGCGCATACGAAGAATCTGTTCCTGAAGGATGCGGGCGGGGCGTTCTGGCTCGTCACCGTGCCGTCGGAAGCGCGCGTCGACCTGAAGGCGCTGCCCGCCGCGATCGGATGCAAACGGGTCAGCTTCGCCAAGGCTGACGATATGCGGCGCCTGCTCGGCATCGCGCCGGGATCGGTGACGCCGCTCGCCGCGGTCAATGCGCCGCCGGGGAGCGTTACCGTGGTGCTCGACGCGGTGCTGGCGGCTGCCGACCCGGTCAACGTCCATCCGCTCCGCAACACCGCGACGCTGGGCCTGTCGGGCGCGGCGATCCTCGACCTGCTGCGCCATTGGGGACATGCGCCGCGGGTGGCGGCGATACCGGTCGTCGCGGCCTAG
- a CDS encoding VOC family protein — MFSHVMVGANDIAASKKFYDALFAELGGPEGVIDPKGRLFYMSKTGIFAVSVPINGEPACHANGGTVGFAVESPEQGDAWHAAGVANGGTPCEDPPGVRTSEMGSMYLAYLRDPAGNKICALKRM, encoded by the coding sequence ATGTTCAGTCACGTCATGGTGGGGGCGAACGACATCGCCGCGTCCAAGAAATTTTACGATGCGCTCTTCGCCGAACTGGGCGGGCCCGAGGGTGTCATCGACCCCAAAGGCCGGCTCTTCTATATGAGCAAGACCGGCATCTTCGCCGTCTCGGTGCCGATCAACGGCGAACCCGCCTGCCATGCCAATGGCGGCACGGTTGGCTTCGCGGTCGAATCGCCCGAACAGGGCGACGCCTGGCACGCCGCGGGCGTCGCCAATGGCGGTACCCCCTGCGAAGACCCGCCGGGCGTTCGCACCAGCGAAATGGGCAGCATGTATCTCGCCTATCTGCGCGATCCCGCCGGCAACAAGATTTGCGCGCTCAAGCGCATGTGA
- the purU gene encoding formyltetrahydrofolate deformylase: MTDSYLGGSIDLTGPYVLTFSCVDAVGIVAAVTGLLAEREGFILDSQQYADLDSGRFFMRVAFRGAGPRFPEGLAGVQDAFAPVVERFHMDARISDSAAKPRFVIAVSQGSHCLNDLLHRWSTGNLAIDIVGVVSNHEAQRRLSEWHGVPFHYLPVSDANRADQEAAILDVMARGGADYLVLARYMQVLSQDLSAKLAGRCINIHHSFLPGFKGAKPYHRAHDRGVKLIGATAHFVTSDLDEGPIIEQAVERVDHRDSTDDLIRIGRDVEAQVLARAVRWVAEQRVLIDGRKTVVFR, translated from the coding sequence ATGACGGATAGCTATTTGGGCGGGAGCATCGATTTGACCGGACCCTATGTCCTGACCTTCAGCTGCGTCGATGCGGTGGGCATCGTCGCGGCGGTCACCGGGCTGCTGGCGGAGCGCGAAGGCTTCATTCTCGACAGCCAGCAATATGCCGACCTCGATTCGGGGCGTTTCTTCATGCGCGTCGCGTTTCGCGGTGCGGGGCCGCGCTTTCCCGAAGGCCTCGCGGGGGTGCAGGACGCGTTCGCGCCGGTGGTCGAACGCTTCCACATGGATGCGCGGATCAGCGACAGCGCTGCAAAGCCGCGCTTCGTCATCGCCGTGTCGCAGGGCAGCCATTGCCTCAACGACCTGCTCCACCGCTGGTCGACCGGCAATCTCGCGATCGATATCGTCGGCGTCGTGTCGAACCATGAGGCGCAGCGGCGGCTGTCCGAATGGCACGGCGTGCCCTTCCATTATCTGCCCGTCAGCGACGCGAACCGCGCCGACCAGGAAGCCGCGATCCTCGACGTGATGGCGCGCGGCGGCGCCGACTATCTGGTCCTCGCGCGCTATATGCAGGTGTTGTCGCAGGATCTGTCGGCAAAGCTTGCCGGGCGCTGCATCAATATCCACCACAGCTTCCTGCCGGGGTTCAAGGGCGCCAAACCCTATCACCGCGCGCACGATCGCGGGGTCAAGCTGATCGGCGCGACGGCGCATTTCGTGACGAGCGACCTCGACGAAGGGCCGATCATTGAACAGGCGGTCGAGCGCGTCGATCACCGCGACAGCACCGACGATCTGATCCGCATCGGCCGCGATGTCGAGGCGCAGGTGCTGGCGCGGGCGGTGCGCTGGGTCGCCGAACAGCGCGTGCTGATCGACGGGCGCAAGACGGTGGTCTTCCGCTGA
- a CDS encoding S-(hydroxymethyl)glutathione dehydrogenase/class III alcohol dehydrogenase translates to MKTRAAVAFEAKKPLEIVELDLEGPKAGEVLVEIMATGICHTDAYTLDGFDSEGIFPSVLGHEGAGVVREVGAGVTSVVPGDHVIPLYTPECRQCKSCLSGKTNLCTAIRATQGKGLMPDGTTRFSYKGQPIFHYMGCSTFSNFTVLPEIAVAKIREDAPFQSSCYIGCGVTTGVGAVINTAKVQVGDNVVIFGLGGIGLNVIQGARLAGANQIIGVDINPDREEWGRKFGMTDFLNSKGMSREDTVAAIVQMTDGGADYTFDATGNTEVMRTALEACHRGWGTSIIIGVAEAGKEIATRPFQLVTGRNWRGTAFGGAKGRTDVPKIVDMYMTGKIEIDPMITHVMGLEDINKGFDLMHAGESIRSVVVY, encoded by the coding sequence ATGAAGACCCGCGCCGCCGTCGCATTCGAAGCGAAAAAGCCGCTTGAGATCGTCGAACTCGACCTCGAAGGCCCGAAGGCGGGCGAGGTGCTGGTCGAGATCATGGCGACGGGCATCTGCCACACCGACGCCTATACGCTCGACGGGTTCGACAGCGAGGGCATCTTCCCGAGCGTGCTCGGCCATGAGGGCGCGGGCGTCGTGCGCGAGGTTGGCGCGGGCGTGACGAGCGTCGTCCCCGGCGACCATGTCATCCCGCTCTACACCCCCGAATGCCGCCAGTGCAAAAGCTGCCTTTCGGGCAAGACCAACCTCTGCACCGCGATCCGCGCGACGCAGGGCAAGGGGCTGATGCCCGACGGCACGACGCGCTTCTCGTACAAGGGCCAGCCGATTTTCCATTATATGGGCTGCTCGACCTTCTCGAACTTCACCGTGCTGCCCGAGATCGCGGTCGCGAAAATCCGCGAGGACGCGCCGTTCCAGTCGAGCTGCTATATCGGCTGCGGCGTGACCACCGGGGTGGGGGCGGTCATCAACACGGCAAAAGTGCAGGTCGGCGACAATGTCGTCATCTTCGGGCTCGGCGGCATCGGGCTCAACGTGATCCAGGGCGCGCGGCTTGCGGGTGCGAACCAGATCATCGGCGTCGACATCAACCCAGACCGCGAGGAATGGGGCCGCAAGTTCGGGATGACCGACTTCCTCAATAGCAAGGGCATGAGCCGCGAGGACACGGTCGCCGCGATCGTGCAGATGACCGATGGCGGCGCCGACTACACCTTCGACGCGACGGGCAATACCGAGGTGATGCGGACGGCACTCGAAGCCTGCCACCGCGGCTGGGGCACCTCGATCATCATCGGCGTCGCCGAGGCGGGCAAGGAAATCGCAACGCGTCCGTTCCAGCTCGTGACCGGGCGCAACTGGCGCGGCACCGCGTTCGGCGGCGCCAAGGGCCGCACCGACGTGCCGAAGATCGTCGACATGTATATGACCGGCAAGATCGAGATCGACCCGATGATCACCCACGTCATGGGGCTGGAGGACATCAACAAGGGGTTCGACCTGATGCACGCGGGGGAAAGCATCAGGAGCGTCGTCGTTTATTGA
- a CDS encoding L-serine ammonia-lyase gives MTISLFELFKIGVGPSSSHTVGPMVAARRFTVWLEEAGLLTKTAHVEADLYGSLALTGKGHAADTAIVAGLAGEIPASTSLAAIKAHWDRAESEGFLYLLGRQRVRFQPKRDLHFQMRQRQPFHSNAVSFTARDADGEILAKRMYFSIGGGFVVDEDEAGRNSRGAEDEVSLPFAFTSGADLLEMGAASGKSFAEMMLENELAHRSLEEVNNGLDAIASAMDASIDAGCCSTGILPGGLKVKRRAPQIADDIRNRHEANLTDPLAMMDWINLWAMAVNEENAAGGKVVTAPTNGAAGIIPAVIRFYRRGYRGDDAGVRTFLLAAGAVGALYKRNASISGAEVGCQGEVGVACSMAAAGLTAALGGTNAQVENAAEIGMEHNLGLTCDPIGGLVQIPCIERNAMGSIKAIDASRIAMIGDGTHVVSLDTVIATMLQTGRDMRDKYKETSKGGLAVSVVEC, from the coding sequence ATGACGATCAGCCTGTTCGAACTCTTCAAAATCGGTGTCGGTCCCTCCAGCTCGCACACGGTCGGGCCGATGGTCGCGGCGCGGCGCTTCACCGTCTGGCTCGAAGAGGCTGGGCTGCTGACGAAAACCGCGCATGTCGAGGCCGATCTCTACGGCTCGCTCGCGCTGACCGGCAAGGGCCACGCCGCCGACACCGCGATCGTCGCGGGGCTCGCGGGCGAAATCCCCGCATCGACCAGCCTCGCCGCGATCAAGGCGCACTGGGACCGCGCGGAGAGCGAAGGCTTCCTTTACCTGCTCGGCCGCCAGCGCGTGCGCTTCCAGCCCAAGCGCGACCTGCATTTCCAGATGCGCCAGCGCCAGCCGTTCCACAGCAATGCGGTCAGCTTCACCGCGCGCGATGCCGACGGCGAAATCCTCGCCAAGCGGATGTATTTCTCGATCGGCGGCGGCTTCGTCGTCGACGAGGACGAGGCGGGACGCAACAGCCGCGGCGCCGAGGATGAGGTGAGCCTGCCCTTCGCCTTCACCTCGGGCGCCGATTTGCTCGAAATGGGCGCAGCGTCGGGCAAGAGCTTTGCCGAAATGATGCTCGAGAATGAACTCGCGCATCGCAGTCTTGAAGAAGTGAACAACGGGCTCGACGCGATCGCGAGCGCGATGGACGCTTCGATCGACGCGGGCTGCTGCAGCACCGGGATTTTGCCCGGCGGGCTGAAGGTCAAGCGCCGCGCGCCGCAGATCGCCGACGACATCCGCAACCGCCACGAGGCCAATCTCACCGACCCGCTCGCGATGATGGACTGGATCAACCTGTGGGCGATGGCGGTGAACGAAGAGAACGCCGCGGGCGGCAAGGTCGTCACCGCGCCGACCAACGGCGCGGCGGGGATCATCCCCGCGGTGATCCGCTTCTACCGCCGCGGCTATCGCGGCGACGACGCGGGGGTGCGCACCTTCCTGCTCGCCGCGGGCGCGGTCGGCGCCTTGTACAAGCGCAACGCGAGCATCTCGGGCGCCGAGGTCGGCTGCCAGGGCGAGGTCGGCGTCGCCTGCTCGATGGCGGCGGCGGGGCTGACCGCGGCGCTCGGCGGCACCAACGCGCAGGTCGAGAACGCCGCCGAAATCGGCATGGAACACAATCTCGGCCTCACCTGCGATCCGATCGGCGGGCTGGTGCAGATCCCGTGCATCGAACGCAATGCGATGGGGTCGATCAAGGCGATCGACGCCAGCCGCATCGCGATGATCGGCGACGGCACGCATGTCGTCAGCCTCGACACGGTGATCGCGACGATGCTGCAAACGGGCCGCGACATGCGCGACAAATATAAGGAAACGTCGAAGGGCGGGCTGGCGGTCAGCGTGGTGGAGTGTTGA
- a CDS encoding superoxide dismutase, with protein MTIAHPPLPYAQDALEPHISADTLATHHGKHHKAYVDKTNAAIEGTELASKPLEEIVHHAEGSGNKGLFNNAAQAWNHAFYWESLSPSKTEPKGDLLAAVERDFGSLDDLKKKLKETAVNHFASGWAWLVAKDGKLSVTDTHDAGTELVAGIKPILVIDVWEHAYYIDRKNLRPAYVDAVVDELLNWDFAAENLAREATWTYPA; from the coding sequence ATGACGATCGCCCATCCTCCCCTGCCTTATGCCCAGGACGCACTCGAGCCGCATATCTCGGCCGACACGCTGGCGACGCACCATGGCAAGCATCACAAGGCCTATGTCGACAAGACCAACGCCGCGATCGAGGGCACCGAGCTGGCGTCGAAGCCGCTTGAAGAAATCGTCCACCATGCCGAAGGGTCGGGCAACAAGGGCCTGTTCAACAATGCCGCGCAGGCGTGGAACCACGCCTTCTATTGGGAGAGCCTGAGCCCGTCGAAGACCGAGCCGAAAGGCGACCTGCTCGCCGCGGTCGAACGCGATTTCGGTTCGCTCGACGATTTGAAGAAGAAGCTCAAGGAAACTGCGGTCAATCATTTCGCGTCGGGCTGGGCGTGGCTCGTCGCCAAGGACGGCAAGCTGTCGGTCACCGACACGCACGACGCGGGCACCGAACTCGTCGCGGGCATCAAGCCGATCCTCGTGATCGACGTGTGGGAACATGCCTATTATATCGACCGCAAGAATCTGCGCCCGGCCTATGTCGACGCGGTGGTCGACGAGCTGCTCAACTGGGACTTCGCGGCGGAGAATCTCGCGCGCGAGGCGACCTGGACCTATCCGGCGTAA
- a CDS encoding cisplatin damage response ATP-dependent DNA ligase — protein MKRFAALIDRLIYTRSRNSKLALIVDYLRHTPDPDRGWAIAALTESLDFPAVKAGTVRTLLATRVDEELFRLSRHFVGDTAETAALLWPDAPGAKADLSVSAAVDALAAASRSDAPAVVASLLDRLDADGRYALLKLALGGMRVGVSARLAKQAFAQTFDVPVDDVEELWHAIPPPYAPLFAWGEGRAERPDLKDVAFFRPFMLAHPLGDGTVDLADYAAEWKWDGIRVQIVHGGGETRIYSRGGEEISGAFPELVAAFDQEAVIDGELLVRGEVQGGEAASFNALQQRLGRKTVSKKMLADYPAFVRVYDLLAVDGNDLRSLPWTERRRQLEAFVPRLADSHFDLSQVIDASDFDDLAERRAGARDAAIEGVMLKRRDAPYVAGRRAGLWYKWKRDPLTADCVMMYAQRGNGRRASFYSDYTFGCWSDAGELLPVGKAYSGFTDEELKWLDKFVRDNTLNRFGPVREVEKSLVLEVAFDSIHASKRHKSGLAMRFPRISRIRRDKPAEEADRIAALQAMVT, from the coding sequence GTGAAGCGCTTCGCGGCCCTGATCGACCGGCTGATCTACACGCGTTCGCGCAACAGTAAGCTGGCGCTGATCGTCGATTATTTGCGGCATACGCCCGATCCAGATCGCGGCTGGGCGATTGCGGCGCTGACCGAGAGCCTCGATTTCCCGGCGGTGAAGGCGGGAACGGTGCGGACCTTACTTGCGACACGGGTCGATGAGGAATTGTTCCGTCTATCGCGGCATTTCGTCGGCGATACGGCGGAGACGGCGGCGTTGCTGTGGCCGGATGCGCCGGGGGCGAAAGCCGACCTCAGCGTATCGGCCGCGGTCGATGCGCTCGCCGCCGCCAGCCGCAGCGACGCCCCGGCAGTCGTCGCTTCACTGCTCGACCGCCTCGATGCCGACGGGCGTTATGCGCTGCTCAAGCTCGCGCTCGGCGGGATGCGCGTCGGCGTGTCGGCGCGGCTTGCGAAACAGGCGTTCGCGCAGACGTTCGACGTGCCGGTCGACGATGTCGAGGAGCTGTGGCACGCGATCCCGCCGCCCTATGCGCCGCTCTTTGCGTGGGGCGAGGGCAGGGCCGAGAGGCCCGACCTGAAAGACGTTGCCTTCTTCCGCCCCTTCATGCTCGCGCATCCGCTCGGCGACGGAACGGTCGACCTCGCCGACTATGCCGCCGAGTGGAAATGGGACGGCATTCGCGTCCAGATCGTCCATGGCGGCGGCGAGACGCGGATATATAGCCGCGGCGGCGAGGAGATCAGCGGCGCATTTCCCGAACTGGTCGCGGCGTTCGATCAGGAAGCGGTGATCGACGGCGAACTGCTCGTGCGCGGTGAGGTGCAGGGCGGCGAGGCGGCGAGCTTCAACGCGTTGCAGCAGCGACTTGGGCGCAAGACCGTGTCGAAGAAGATGCTCGCCGATTATCCCGCGTTCGTACGCGTCTACGACTTGCTCGCGGTCGACGGCAACGATTTGCGCTCGCTGCCGTGGACCGAACGGCGGCGGCAGCTTGAAGCCTTCGTCCCGCGCCTTGCCGACAGCCATTTCGACTTGTCGCAAGTGATCGACGCCAGCGATTTCGATGACCTCGCCGAGCGCCGCGCGGGTGCGCGCGATGCGGCGATCGAGGGGGTGATGCTCAAGCGCCGCGATGCGCCCTATGTGGCGGGGCGGCGCGCGGGGCTTTGGTATAAATGGAAACGCGACCCGCTCACTGCCGATTGCGTGATGATGTATGCGCAGCGCGGCAACGGCCGCCGCGCGAGTTTCTATTCGGACTATACCTTCGGCTGCTGGTCTGATGCGGGTGAATTGCTACCTGTGGGCAAGGCCTATTCGGGCTTCACCGACGAGGAATTAAAGTGGCTCGACAAATTCGTCCGCGACAACACGCTGAACCGTTTCGGCCCCGTGCGCGAGGTCGAAAAGTCGCTCGTGCTCGAGGTCGCGTTCGATTCGATCCACGCGTCCAAGCGCCACAAGTCAGGGCTCGCAATGCGCTTCCCGCGCATATCGCGCATCCGCCGCGACAAGCCCGCCGAGGAAGCCGACCGGATCGCGGCGCTGCAAGCGATGGTAACTTAA
- a CDS encoding ligase-associated DNA damage response exonuclease has product MAKAKTWIEPHPSGIYVKPADLWIDPSRPVERAAVTHGHADHARSGHGAVFATPETLAIMALRYGVDVEASHNQAFFYGDGFERGGVRFSFHPAGHVLGSAQILMEYQGERIVVTGDYKRRADPTCEPFEVVPCDIFITEATFGLPVFRHPPTADEIAKLIGAVRAEPDRSVLVGAYALGKAQRVIAELRGAGWDAPIYIHGALERMCQLYAVHGVDLGELRLVSETDKAEMAGQIVLAPPSALNDRWSRRLPDPVTAMASGWMRVRQRARQRMVELPLVISDHADWDELTTTISEVNPKESWITHGSEDGLLRWCELHQRKARALHLVGRDLEEEA; this is encoded by the coding sequence ATGGCGAAGGCCAAGACCTGGATCGAGCCGCACCCAAGCGGCATCTATGTGAAACCCGCCGACCTGTGGATCGATCCGTCGCGCCCGGTCGAGCGCGCTGCGGTGACGCACGGTCATGCCGATCATGCGCGCAGCGGGCATGGCGCGGTGTTCGCGACGCCCGAGACGCTGGCGATCATGGCGCTGCGTTATGGCGTCGATGTCGAGGCGAGCCATAATCAGGCGTTTTTTTATGGGGATGGGTTCGAGCGCGGCGGGGTGCGCTTCAGCTTTCATCCCGCGGGGCACGTGCTCGGCAGCGCGCAGATCTTGATGGAGTATCAGGGCGAGCGGATCGTCGTTACCGGCGATTACAAGCGCCGCGCCGACCCGACCTGCGAGCCCTTCGAGGTCGTGCCGTGCGATATCTTCATCACCGAGGCGACCTTCGGTCTGCCCGTATTCCGCCACCCGCCGACCGCCGACGAGATCGCCAAGCTGATCGGCGCGGTGCGCGCCGAGCCCGATCGATCGGTGCTCGTCGGCGCTTATGCGCTCGGCAAGGCGCAGCGCGTGATCGCCGAATTGCGCGGCGCGGGGTGGGATGCGCCGATCTATATCCACGGCGCGCTTGAACGCATGTGCCAGCTTTATGCCGTACACGGCGTCGATCTTGGCGAACTGCGGCTCGTGTCGGAAACCGACAAGGCCGAGATGGCGGGGCAGATTGTCCTCGCACCGCCCTCGGCGCTCAACGATCGCTGGTCGCGGCGGCTGCCCGATCCGGTGACCGCGATGGCGTCGGGGTGGATGCGCGTGCGCCAGCGCGCGCGGCAACGGATGGTCGAATTGCCGCTCGTCATTTCGGACCATGCCGACTGGGACGAGCTGACGACGACGATTTCGGAGGTGAACCCGAAAGAGAGCTGGATCACCCACGGCAGCGAGGACGGCCTGCTGCGCTGGTGCGAACTGCATCAGCGCAAAGCGCGCGCGCTGCACCTTGTCGGCCGCGACCTGGAGGAAGAGGCGTGA